A region of the Chryseobacterium cucumeris genome:
AAATTACCGAAAAAATGCGTAAATTTGTAAACAATTTATATTTATATGTTGACGAAAGAAAAGGTTCAGGAATTCCTTAAAGAAATAGAAGTAGACGATTTGGTGAATAATCTTCAGATTATGGGTAACGATGTTTATATTGATATGACTGCCCATTCGCCTGCAATGCACGAAAAGAAAAAACTGGAGGCTGCTATGAAACAGGCTTTTGCCAGTGAGTTTGGAGAAGACATTCATTTAAAACTTAAAATCGTTTCTCCGGAGCCTAGTGAAATTCAGCAAAGTCAGATCAAAGGAAAACAGATTCCGGGAATTCAAAATATTATCGCTATTGCTTCCGGTAAAGGAGGAGTAGGGAAATCTACCGTTTCTGCAAATATGGCAGTAACGTTGGCTAAAATGGGCTTTAAAGTAGGATTACTGGATGCTGATATCTACGGTCCTTCAGTTCCTACCATGTTTGATACAGAGGGACAAAAACCAATTTCTGTAGAAGTGAATGGTAAGAATCTGATGAAGCCTATCGAAAATTATGGAGTAAAAATGCTTTCAATAGGATACTTCTCAGGAGCCAATCAGGCAGTAGTATGGAGAGGTCCTATGGCTTCAAAAGCTTTGAACCAGATGATCAGAGATGCAGCATGGGGAGAACTGGATTTCCTTCTAATTGACCTTCCTCCGGGAACAGGTGACATTCACTTGTCAATTATCCAGGAAGTACCAGTAACAGGAGCGGTCATCGTAAGTACACCTCAGCATGTTGCATTGGCAGACGTAAGAAAAGGAATTGCCATGTTCCAGATGGAAAGTATTAACATTCCTGTGCTTGGTTTGATCGAAAATATGGCGTATTTTACACCGGAAGAACTTCCTGACAATAAATATTATATCTTTGGAAACCAGGGAGCACAATATTTAGCGGAAGATCTTGGAATTCCGGTATTGGGTGAAATTCCACTAATCCAGAGCATCAGAGAAGCAGGTGACGTTGGAAGACCGGCAGCACTTCAGGAAGGATCTAAAATTGAAGATATCTACACAGAAACTGCCAGAAAAATGGTAGAAAGCTTAGTGGAAAGAAATAAAAATCTTCCTCCCACTGAAGCAGTGAAGATTTCCACAATGGCAGGATGCTCGCCAAAAGCAAAATAATAATAATTTCAATAAAATTTGAAGAAACCGAATTGAACTGAAAAAATATGGAAACAAACATAACGCACGAAGATACAGTAACAAGAGTAATGGAAGCTCTGGAAAGCATCAGGCCGTTTTTGAATAAAGACGGTGGTGATATTGAGCTTATTGATGTGAAAGATAATCAGGTGTTTGTAAAACTTTTAGGTAACTGTTCCGGGTGTTCATTGAATTTTTCAACCTTAAAACTGGGTGTTGAAAATACAATCAAACAACATGCTCCGGAAATCGAAAAGGTAATCAACGTAGAGTAAATTATATCTGAGATATTTTTAAAAAGACAGGCTTTTTTTAAGGCCTGTCTTTTTATTTGCATTAATAACAATAAGTTTGGTGAACCAAACCTGACGTGTTTTTAATCCGTCAGGTTTATTAATTTCTAGGTATATTTTCACGAAATAAATGAAAATTATAATCCTGCCGGAGGTGCAGCTGCTGCTCCACTATTTAATCCTCCTAAGTTTTGAGACACTGGTGTAAGCGTTTTAAGTACACTATTATTGATAACAAGGCAGTAGATTGTCCATGTTCCATTCACTCCACCTGGAGTAGCCGTGGCTAAATAGTCAGCTGATAAACGCCATGTTCCGGCAGAAGTAAATGCAAACACATTTGCGGGAGCATAAGTAGGAGGTGTTGTTCCTGTATTAGTATTTAAAGAGGTGTTAAAACTATTTCCTACTACTGTCACAGTATAATCTGTGCTGCTTATTTTAGTGTCATAATTAGCAATCCAGTCTCCATTAACGTTAGAAATTGTATAAACAATATAATTTAGCGGTGATGTATTTCCGGTTGATGAAACAGCAATTTTCACTTCTCCTGTTGTGTTGTCTCTCACAAGGGTAGAAACATTAGTTGATGAATTGGAACTTGCAGCAGTCCCAATTCTCACATTACCATTAATATCCAATTTAGTAGTAGGTGCGGAAGTCCCGATTCCTATTCTGTCATTTTGTGTATCTACAGAAAAAGTAGTGCCGTCAATATTAAATTGATTGACACTGGGGGTACTTGCCGTAAAAGATAATGTTTTATTAGTCATGGCGACAGTACGATTTGCTTGTATCGTACCATCTGTATTATATATACTGGTATCGCTGGGAACAGAGGTAATTACTTTTTGCCAGATCGTTCCATCAAAATAATAGTAGCCGGGTGTAGTAACATTGTTTGTTTTTACTGTAAGGGTACCTGTTGTATCTAATACATATACTAAGGTACCTGTTTGCGGGGAATTATAAGCCCCGTCTTTAGCAATAAGGTCAGCTCTTGATAATCTAGGAGTGATTAATCCCTCAGCAATAGCAGGAGCTGTGGCTGTTGTTAATGCTTTTACATCAAGAGTTGCAGTGGGAGAGCTTGTGTTTATCCCTACTTGAGCAAAATATAAGCTGAAAAATAAGCTTAATGAGAACAATAGTACTTTTTTCATGATTTCTTTTGGTTTTGTGTTTTTTAACTGTAAAATGGTTTTACTGTTAAATATTAAAATGTTATTTAAATATACAAATAATATAATAAATTTGATTGAAATTTTT
Encoded here:
- a CDS encoding Mrp/NBP35 family ATP-binding protein codes for the protein MLTKEKVQEFLKEIEVDDLVNNLQIMGNDVYIDMTAHSPAMHEKKKLEAAMKQAFASEFGEDIHLKLKIVSPEPSEIQQSQIKGKQIPGIQNIIAIASGKGGVGKSTVSANMAVTLAKMGFKVGLLDADIYGPSVPTMFDTEGQKPISVEVNGKNLMKPIENYGVKMLSIGYFSGANQAVVWRGPMASKALNQMIRDAAWGELDFLLIDLPPGTGDIHLSIIQEVPVTGAVIVSTPQHVALADVRKGIAMFQMESINIPVLGLIENMAYFTPEELPDNKYYIFGNQGAQYLAEDLGIPVLGEIPLIQSIREAGDVGRPAALQEGSKIEDIYTETARKMVESLVERNKNLPPTEAVKISTMAGCSPKAK
- a CDS encoding NifU family protein; this translates as METNITHEDTVTRVMEALESIRPFLNKDGGDIELIDVKDNQVFVKLLGNCSGCSLNFSTLKLGVENTIKQHAPEIEKVINVE